From the genome of Neomonachus schauinslandi chromosome 5, ASM220157v2, whole genome shotgun sequence, one region includes:
- the TMEM120A gene encoding ion channel TACAN isoform X1 encodes MHPPVPGPLGDCLRDWEELQEDFQSIQETHRLYRLKLEELTKLQNGCTSAITRQKKRLQELALVLKKCKPSLQSGAKEAAQELENQIKERQGLFFDMEAYLPKKNGLYLSLVLGNVNVTLLSKQAKFAYKDEYEKFKLYLTIILILISFSCRFLLNSRVTDAAFNFLLVWYYCTLTIRESILINNGSRIKGWWVFHHYVSTFLSGVMLTWPDGLMYQKFRNQFLSFSMYQSFVQFLQYYYQSGCLYRLRALGERHTMDLTVEGFQSWMWRGLTFLLPFLFFGHFWQLFNALTLFSLARDPECKEWQVLMCGFPFLLLFLGNFFTTLRVVHQKFHSQRHGSKKE; translated from the exons ATGCATCCCCCGGTCCCGGGCCCGCTGGGGGACTGCCTGCGGGACTGGGAGGAGCTGCAGGAGGACTTCCAGAGCATCCAG GAGACCCACCGGCTGTACCGCCTGAAGCTGGAGGAGCTGACCAAGCTGCAGAACGGTTGTACCAGCGCCATCACGCGGCAGAAGAAGCGCCTCCAGGAGCTGGCTCTTGTCCTAAAGAA ATGCAAACCCTCCCTTCAGTCGGGGGCCAAGGAGGCTGCCCAGGAGCTGGAGAACCAGATCAAGGAGCGCCAGGGCCTCTTCTTCGATATGGAGGCCTATTTGCCCAAGAAGAATGG GTTGTACCTGAGCCTGGTTCTGGGCAATGTCAACGTGACACTCCTGAGCAAGCAGGCTAA GTTTGCCTACAAGGACGAGTATGAGAAGTTCAAGCTCTACCTCaccatcatcctcatcctcatctccTTCAGCTGCCGCTTCCTCCTCAACTCCAG GGTGACGGACGCCGCCTTCAACTTCCTGCTGGTCTGGTACTACTGCACGCTGACCATCCGAGAGAGCATTCTCATCAACAACGGCTCCCG GATCAAAGGCTGGTGGGTTTTCCATCATTACGTGTCCACCTTCTTGTCGGGAGTCATGCTGACATG GCCTGACGGCCTCATGTACCAGAAGTTCCGGAACCAGTTCTTGTCCTTCTCCATGTACCAGA gcttcgTGCAGTTCCTGCAGTATTACTACCAAAGCGGCTGTCTATACCGCCTGCGGGCCTTGGGCGAGAGGCACACCATGGACCTCACTGTGG AGGGTTTCCAGTCCTGGATGTGGCGGGGCCTCACCTTCCTGctgccctttcttttctttggacaC TTCTGGCAGCTTTTTAACGCGCTGACCTTGTTCAGCCTGGCCCGGGACCCCGAGTGCAAGGAGTGGCAG GTGCTCATGTGTggcttccccttcctcctcctattCCTTGGCAACTTCTTCACCACCCTGCGGGTTGTGCACCAGAAATTCCACAGTCAAAGACATGGGAGCAAGAAAGAATGA
- the TMEM120A gene encoding ion channel TACAN isoform X2, which translates to MHPPVPGPLGDCLRDWEELQEDFQSIQETHRLYRLKLEELTKLQNGCTSAITRQKKRLQELALVLKKCKPSLQSGAKEAAQELENQIKERQGLFFDMEAYLPKKNGLYLSLVLGNVNVTLLSKQAKFAYKDEYEKFKLYLTIILILISFSCRFLLNSRVTDAAFNFLLVWYYCTLTIRESILINNGSRIKGWWVFHHYVSTFLSGVMLTWPDGLMYQKFRNQFLSFSMYQSFVQFLQYYYQSGCLYRLRALGERHTMDLTVEGFQSWMWRGLTFLLPFLFFGHFWQLFNALTLFSLARDPECKEWQLLSLTEEVLKDKSTRPAGSSKEAQ; encoded by the exons ATGCATCCCCCGGTCCCGGGCCCGCTGGGGGACTGCCTGCGGGACTGGGAGGAGCTGCAGGAGGACTTCCAGAGCATCCAG GAGACCCACCGGCTGTACCGCCTGAAGCTGGAGGAGCTGACCAAGCTGCAGAACGGTTGTACCAGCGCCATCACGCGGCAGAAGAAGCGCCTCCAGGAGCTGGCTCTTGTCCTAAAGAA ATGCAAACCCTCCCTTCAGTCGGGGGCCAAGGAGGCTGCCCAGGAGCTGGAGAACCAGATCAAGGAGCGCCAGGGCCTCTTCTTCGATATGGAGGCCTATTTGCCCAAGAAGAATGG GTTGTACCTGAGCCTGGTTCTGGGCAATGTCAACGTGACACTCCTGAGCAAGCAGGCTAA GTTTGCCTACAAGGACGAGTATGAGAAGTTCAAGCTCTACCTCaccatcatcctcatcctcatctccTTCAGCTGCCGCTTCCTCCTCAACTCCAG GGTGACGGACGCCGCCTTCAACTTCCTGCTGGTCTGGTACTACTGCACGCTGACCATCCGAGAGAGCATTCTCATCAACAACGGCTCCCG GATCAAAGGCTGGTGGGTTTTCCATCATTACGTGTCCACCTTCTTGTCGGGAGTCATGCTGACATG GCCTGACGGCCTCATGTACCAGAAGTTCCGGAACCAGTTCTTGTCCTTCTCCATGTACCAGA gcttcgTGCAGTTCCTGCAGTATTACTACCAAAGCGGCTGTCTATACCGCCTGCGGGCCTTGGGCGAGAGGCACACCATGGACCTCACTGTGG AGGGTTTCCAGTCCTGGATGTGGCGGGGCCTCACCTTCCTGctgccctttcttttctttggacaC TTCTGGCAGCTTTTTAACGCGCTGACCTTGTTCAGCCTGGCCCGGGACCCCGAGTGCAAGGAGTGGCAG